The DNA window GACCCTCAGATACTTCCTCTTGAATCCATTTTTTCTACTCCTCCCTTTCTGAGATGAAGATGGGGTTGGGGGCCCTTCCCCTTCAACCAGGGGAGAAGGGCCCAGGGGCAAGCGATGAGTCGGACCCCTGGCTCTGGGACCAGGCCTGCCCATGGGCCCGGCCAACTGATAGACCTGGAAGCTGACCAGCATCTTCTCCTTGCTTTGATATCCTCAGACCGGGGTCCAGGGAACTGGCAGGCTGGTCTCTGGTgttggaggtggggaggatgggtgggTCGGTGGTTTTGAAGAGGGTTCGTGGAGGCCGGGCCTGAGGCGCggctgtccccctccccccacactgccCCACCTGCAGACAGCGTGGAGGATGAATTCGAACTGTCCACGGTGTGTCACCGGCCAGAGGGTCTGGAGCAGCTGCAGGAGCAAACCAAGTTCACGCGCAAGGAATTGCAGGTCCTGTACCGGGGCTTCAAGAATGTGAGTGCAAAGCAAGGCCAaactgggtgaggggaggggcctATCCAGGACTTCTAAGATTGGCCTGGATGCTTTAGGAACgtgaaagggaaggggagggggtttGTTTCTGCCCTCAGTCTGGTTTCTaactctccccccacctcccaggaatGTCCCAGCGGAATTGTCAATGAGGAGAACTTCAAGCAGATTTACTCTCAGTTCTTTCCTCAAGGAGGTGAGGGGACAAGGCCTGAGAGGAAGCAGCTGTCCACTCTAGGCTGAGTTGGGGAAGGGGTTCTGGAGGGGCTGGGAATGGCAAGTGATAAGAGGGGTTTGGGGAACTCCATAGAAGTAGGAAGTCCTCTCCTGTCTGAAAGCCAAACTTATCCACGCTTATCCTACAGACTCCAGCACATATGCCACTTTTCTCTTCAATGCCTTTGACACCAACCATGACGGCTCGGTCAGTTTTGAGGTGAGCTGGAGGAAGTGGGTTAAAGAGGCCTGTTTCTTGGGGCTTCAGGGCCAGGATTCACAGGCCAAACCCATATTGGTGATTGGGTAAAGGGTATCTGAAAATATAGTTCCCCCTGTCTCCTTCCCAGGACTTTGTGGCTGGTTTGTCGGTGATTCTTCGGGGAACCATAGACGACAGACTAAACTGGGCCTTCAACTTGTATGACCTCAACAAGGATGGCTGCATCACCAAGGAGGTGTGGGGCAACTAAAGAGTTGGAGAGTTTTTTATGTGTCGGGGAGGTGCAAAGGGCCCTAAGGAGGAAAATGTGACCCACGCTTGCTTCACCAGCAAGGGGTGAGGTCTGCCCTAGGCTCTAGGCCTCCTGATTTGGAGGCTGGGGGCTCTGAGGAAGAATCCTTTTCTCTCTTGGCCTAACAGGAAATGCTTGATATCATGAAATCCATCTATGACATGATGGGCAAGTATACATATCCTGCACTCCGAGAGGAGGCCCCAAGGGAGCACGTGGAGAGCTTCTTTCAGGTGCCTGGGACTGGGTAGGCTGGAGGGTCCTAGAGTGAAGGGAAGGAGGCAAGGTCCTGGCAGGGAACTTACCTGagttctgcctgcctctctcctgtcatccctcctcttctctctacCTGACTACCTTTTTGCAGAAGATGGACAGGAACAAGGATGGAGTGGTGACCATTGAGGAATTCATTGAGTCTTGCCAAAAGGTACAGGCCCCTGCCCTCCACATTTCTATGATCTGGACTCAGGGTCCAATTCAGTGATGTAGGAGAAAGCTCCTTTGGGCCGAGTATCATCTCCCTAACTTGTCCACACTCCCGAGTCCTGTTCTTTTACAACTCGGGGAGGACTGTCCTTCCCTACTTCAGATCTCTCTGGgtgtctccttccttcctgcctctctctgtctctgaatgTCCCCATTTCAGGTGAATGTCCCTCTCTGTGTCCCTGATaagcttttttttatttctctctctctccaatctgCCTCTCCCACACCATGGCTACAGGACGAGAACATCATGAGGTCCATGCAGCTCTTTGACAATGTCATCTAGCTCCCCAGGAAAGGGGGTCAGTTTTCCTGGGGGGACCATATTCTAGCCCTAGTCCAGGTGGAACTCACCCTTCTCTTCCCAGGTCTGTCCTCATCCTCGCCCAGCCCTGGAGGCTGTAGGAATCTAAGAGCCTGGGGATTCAGTGGTCCAGACTGTTGGAGCTAAAGGGGCCAGGGCGTGGGCAGAGTGTATCTGTGGGGTGTTCCCAACTCCCAACagctcccacccccttcctgccTGACACTCAGTGCTGAGGGTACCCCTGCTATAGaaaataaatggttctccaccttCCATCCCCACTCTAGAAACTATGACACTAGACAAAATGTCTCCTGCTATGGTGCTTTCCCTATCCCTGATCTCATATCCATTTCCTCTAAGATTTCCTTCTCAGAGAGTCTGCTCTATCCATGGCACTGACTGGCCTTTCAGACTTTTGAGAGCCTTGTAGGAGGGGGACAAGAATGTAGAAGGAGAAATCTTAGGCCTGAGCCAGGTGGTTAGGTCATAGGTGGCTGGGGTAGAGTGTAGAAAGGCCTGGAGATTGTCAGTGACAGCTCTGACACTCTGAGCCCTATAGGTCTGCCACCCCAGGTTATCAGAATATGAGTTCCAGGCCCTTCAGAAGACACTGTCTCCTTGGAAATGCCGCAGAAATTTCCATACTCTCCTCAGTATTCCAGGAGAGCCTGGGATCCTAATGTCTGGCTCATGCCTGgaatttcttcctctccttccttcctgtttgtGTGGGTGGTGGCAACAGTAGTGGGAGATGTCCCAGTTGATACCTGCCAAAGTTTCAGTCTACCCCTCTCCGATTGCTACAACTTAAGTTTTCATTTGCCATTTCTTCTAGACTTGGGGGCATGGAGTGAGTCAGGGACCATCCAGTGGATGCcttaaaagaaaggggaaggaggcatAGCATCTGAACCCAGTGAGGAGGCATGCACTAGAATCTTTGATCTACCCAGGCTCTATTCCAACCCCCCACATAGCCTCCTCAGTTCCTACTTAGGGTCTCCTCTTGCTCTATTCAGTCTACCCAGGGATGCCCCTGTACACACCTAGAAGGCGGGGACCGCTCTTGCCATGCTGCCGCCCTTTAATGTACCTGCTCGTTCCATTTAGCTCACCCTCCCACTCAGTCAGGATCTGAGGGGAAGGGCCCTGAGGGAGCCCCCTTTCCCATCAGAACACTGTTGACTGCTTTGCATTTTTGGCTCCTCTGTATattttgtaaagtaaaaaaatacacCAATCCAATAAAACACAATGGCTATGCACAGGCTGCTGTCTCTGCCTTTTTGTCCCTCCTACTGCACACATACCTCACCACACTAATTCCCGCACCTGTAGCCTCTTAGATTCCAAAGAAAGTGCCTCTCTTTCCATAGCTTAGCCAACCCTTGGCAGGAGATTGAGACACAGGTTTTGGAAGGGTTGGAAACCTACCTGACCTCAGAGAGGTCCCCATGTGAATCTCTCTCCCACATCCTTAGAGGAGACAAGAGACAGGGTATTAATAACCCAAAGATTATGCCAAACCAGCTGTCTTTGGCTAAACATTCTTACAAGCTAAATCAAGAATTTCTAATTTACAGACATCTTAGTTAACCTCAAAGTGCTTTCTTTGGAGGGGGGATTCCCTTTAGTTTCTAAAGAAAGTTCCTTTGTATAAACATCCCAAGCTTGCCTCCAATATGGACATAGTTTGTGTCTATACTCCAGCCAAGAATGATGAGGGATTGGATGGGGTGGACCCAGGCACCACGGAGCAAGTGACACAAAGGGTAATAGAGAATTCCTGTGTGGAATGGCTgcctttctttgttctgtttctgaaGAGGGACCACCAGTGGTAGGTTCCTCCCATCCTTTCTCTCGGGCACCATTATGTGGTGACTAAGCTTCACCATCCACAGAAGGGGGATCAGTTCTTCTCTTCCATCATCGTACACATTGACAAGGTCAACGGAGGAGTATGGTGTCCAAGGAAGAAAAACTTACTTCCAGAATCCATCATTTTGTCATCTGTGTTTCCTGCTCACTTTATCACACAACCATCTGCTCCATAGGTCCTTGGATTTCTTTGGGTCACAGCCCCTCTGAAGGATCTGATGGAAGTTGTGGGCCTGCtgtccagaagaaaaaaaaatgcacaccttttcatatatttttatatccctGAAGCCCGGCCATGGACCTGAAGTTAAGAACCTGTGGTCTAGTCTTTCTCTCAGCCTTCCAttgtacagaaaaggaaataggcccagagagaggagaggacctgctcaaggtcacctaGTGAGTTTATAGGAAGATTGAGACCAGACCCAGTCTCCCAAGTCTCTGTCCAGGGTTGCCTTGAGGCATAGTAAAGATTCGTGAGTGAAAGATGGATGCTGTGCATATCACGCATAGTCTAAACAAGTTGACACTGTGACAGGCTCTCATGGTGCCCTATACTTTTCCTTTGTGGCATGTCTCCGTTtgttactatatatttatttgagtgatTGTCTTCTTTGATATACTATAAGCTCCTGAGGGCTCCTTGAGGGCCTGGACTAggtttcctgcccccacccccatcctatCCTTGAGGCCTAGCATATAATAGCTATTCAATAATTGTATGAATAATTGTATGATTGGATGAATGAGCgtggtgagtgtgtgtatgtatgtcagGTATGGAGACGGTCTCTATGGTTTAGGGTAGATTCAAGTTTAAGGGAAGTTGAAGTCTGAGGCCGAGTGAGGTAAGAAGTGTCCCAGAGCCAGGGCACACAAATAGGATCAAGGAAAAAACACCAGGTTGGCATTCTGACAATTTTTTTCTGGCCACTAGTTGGATTCTGAGTGTTGTCAACTGCTCCATCTCAAAACACTCCTTTCATGCCCTCTGGTATTTTGtactctcctggttttcctcttaCCTTTCTGGCCATGGCTTCTCAGCACCCTCTTGGAGACTCATCCTTTTCAACTGGAATTCTAAACGTTGAGCCCCATAGCTCAGACCTGAGTCTCTTCTCCGAACCACATCCAGTCCCATGGCTTTAAACACCATCTATATGCAGAGGATTCCTAAATTTATATCCCCAGAATTCTCCTCTGAGCTTCAAAACCCATATATCCAATTTCCTATTTGACATATTCATGTGGACCTGTAACGGTCAAACTTaccatgttaattttttaaaaaagatttttatttatttgacagagcacaagcaggggggagcagcaggcagagggagagggagaagcaggctccccactgagcaaggagctggactcagggcttgatcccagcgccctgggatcatgatctgagctgaaggcagacgcttaaccgactgagccactcaggcaccccatttttaaaattttttaaaagatttttgtttatttatttgacagagagagaaacttaacATGCTCAAAATGGAGCTTTGATTCATGCTTTTTCAGTCTTCCCATCTTAATAAATGACACCGTCTACCTACTTCCTCAGGTCAAAATTTAGTagtcttcatttcttcctctccctccactcctttattattattattatttattttttttattttttaagtaatctctatgcccaacatcgggctcgaactcacgattcccaggctctaccaactgagccaggtaGGCATCCCATCCCTCTACTCCTTTGATCAATCACAATTCCACCACCAAAGTTGcgctgcctttctctgtctccactGGTCTTCCCTAGGCCAAGCCATTATCATGGCTCACTCACAGATTACTACTTATTTTTCCACCTGAAGTAGCCCTTCCTTGCTGTGGTTACTCTTTATCACATTACTTGATTTCCTCCCTTCATGGCACTTATTACAAAATGAGACCCTGTGTATGTACTGATTTATTATTGTATGTTTCTCTAACCAGAAGTTAAACTCTGTGAGTGCAGGGCCCTATCTCATTGATTCCACAAGTATTTATCGTAGATCTACCAAGCTCTGGTTCCTGTTGGAGGTACAAGGGACTAGAGGTGTGgtttggagagagagtgtgtgtagcAGGAACTTCCCTTCAAGTTTGAAAAGTGCAGATATGGAAAGTGGATCTTGCCTAGGCCATGGACCCAACAGTCTGGACAATAGATGAAATAGTGGCTGCTGACTTGCTAGCAGTTGCCAAGTGTGAGGCAAAGATGAAAGTGTCATGAGACTAGAGGCTATCAGGTGGAATGATAACCCCAAATCCTCCAAGGGACCACAATATCCACTGAAGCTGCTTATGGTCTCCAACTGGCATTACAAGAGGTCCCCTAAGAAAGTGCTTGCCTCTAACCCCCATCTCAACATTCCTGGAATAAAAAGAAGAGGGACTATAAGAGCCCCTGGAGCTACAAATTGGGCTACTGCTGGAGGAGTTGAATATGATACTGACAATACTAAGTTTTAATGATCAGAATGAGACTGAGATGCTCATTTCACATTTATACTTCACAAGCTGAAACAGATCTCTTAACcgatataaatggaaataaagtgCCCATGACAGGACTACAGGGAGCTCTGAGCACAAACAGCCCCAAGAGGACCCAAGCCCATGTAGGGGTCAGAGAAGGATTCCTTAAGGAAATGTTTATGCTAAGGCCCAAGGATCTCACTTCTCCCTTAAACACAGCTCACGCTCCCCATTCCCAAAGATGCCAGGCCTTTTCACCCCTCGCCAGAATTGTACTCTGTTCCACCTGCCTGGGGTGCTCTCTTCGCTTCCCCCCTACTCAGTCTAACTCCGACTCAACCTTTACGTTCCAGCTCAAAAGCAAAGCCATGGCTGCCACCCTCTCCAAAGGAGCGTTAAGTCAGTTCCTCCTTTGAGCACCAGAAACACTTGGGTACACCATGTGGGCATTGTGCATGTACTTGCTTGTCTCCACCACCATACTGTGAGCTCATAGTGGCCCAAGAGCCCCGCAAGAGGCAAGCTCAATTTGTCTCTGCCGAACGAAGGAATGAACtaatgacttaatttttaaaaggggttAGAGCCACGCTGGGGGTAGGGGAAAATGATTCAAGGCAGAGGGGTGAGCTGAGCTCCTTGGAATGTTGTCTTCACAGAACCGATCCTGGGTCAGGCTGATGTAATGAGACAACCTATTGGAAGAATCTCAATAGAAAATAGGTCGGTTTCTTCCTAGCTCTTTAAGAACTAGAGGCTTCGTTTCCGCGCCTGCGCATTGAGAGAGTAAACACCTTTTTCACCCCCCCATCCCTATTCCTCAACCGGCTGCAGCCTCCTCCCATACTCCCCTTCTTCAGGAGAGGTAATGGTCCGTTCCAGGGCGCCTGGCTCGTCCTAGAGGGTGGCAGGCATAAATGGTACGCTCCATTACCTTCATTACCTTCCGCTTTTCTCGTCTCCTCTATTCCATTTCCCCCTACCAAATGAAGCTCAATAGGCTGGCCcaaaagaaggaggggggagTAGGGCTTCGGGGACCGGTCTGAGCCGGTCTCCGGCGCATGCGCAGTGCGGATAAACAGGAAGCGGGCGGTGGAGGCGGCGGTGGAGGAGACCTAGGGGCTTCGGGAGGCAAACAGTGGAAGAACTGAGATTATCCGGAGGCAGCAGAGGCTAACTGCGAACAAGAAAAGGAGGTTTGGCCATCTGCCTCCAGGGGACGAGAGGTCGCGGCCTCGCTCTCCGCTTAGACTTCCGGCTCCCCAGCTTAGGCTGAGGCAGCGGCTGACAAAGGGCTCGCGCCGGTGCCGCCGCCCTTCTCATCCGGGCATTCGGATCCCTgcggagagggagggggaagggtagagggggaggggaaggagcaggaagggCGCGCGTTTGGAGCCGAGGCCCTTTCTAGGGCTCCGGGCCGGCGGCCCAACGGACGGAGGCCGAGGAGGACCCGCAGAGGTGGCGGCGGCCGGGGGCAGGAGGATGGTGCAGAAGGAGAGCCAGGCGGCGCTGGAGGAGCGGGAGAGCGAGCTCAACTCCAACCCTGCCGTCTCCGCGGGGGCATCGTTGGAGCCGCCAGCAGCTCCGGCCCCTGGAGACGACAACCCAGCCGGGGCCGGGGGAGCAGCGGTGGCCGGGGCGGCAGGAGGGGCTCGGAGGTTCCTATGTGGCGTAGTGGAAGGTGAGCGCTCTGGCGCGGGCTGGGCGATAGCGTCCTCCCTCCGCTTTCCCCCCGGTAATAACACATTCTCTCTTCGTGAAGGGGGTGCTTTAGGAGGCTCTAAAAGGGTGTCACTTCTTTGGCTCTGAAACTTGACCCTACTGAGACGACGGGAGAGGCGAGAAGGTGGCAAGTCTTTCCTCACGCACGCCTCTCCCCTCACGTTGTTATGCAGCGTTGAATTCCCCTCTGGCTATTAACTGGCCTGACCCCACCCGCCTTGGGCTGCAGCCAGGCCTGCTCCTGCGGAGGCGGCGGCGAGGAGCCTGCTCTTAGGCTCCGTGTTGTACGTCTCTGTACCTCGCGATCTTGTTCCCTAGGGTGGTCTCTCATGATAAAACGTATGTAGTGCTGCTGTCCGCaccctttggggaaaaaaaaatcagcccatACAGATGTGCTTGTATTCCTGGAGTGAAGAGACGCACGGTCGGCCTAGGGTTTTACAAATTCCCTTTTGCttagctttttgttgttttttgtttttgttttttggtggccATTCCCACGCCCCCACCCTTTGGATTTTCTTTAGAAGCCTAGAAAATTGTCCTTTGCCAACTGCTGTGCTTTGGCTCAGGGGGATGAAGCTTTGACTTGAATAGtatcagaaatacaaaattttaatttagggACTGCAGAAGAGGATTAAAAATGTCCTTCTGACTCTCCCTTCCCATTTCAAAAGAATgccaggtgttttgttttttcttttctgggtcGTTGGGGAAAATGGCCTGAAGACCATCACAGTTTATGAATACAGTGGACAGATATTTAACTGAACATTATATGGAAGCATGAGTTACTTGCATTATCGATTTTTCCTTGAATACAGAATGTATTTTAATTCTCTGAAGTCTTCTGGCCTACCTCGACTTTCCTGGCTGTTTGCTTTATTAGTTGTCTCTAATACATAATGGTGTGCATAGGGGTAACGCTGtctaaatctttataaaaaaacaaaaaagtatgaaGAAATAGAAGGATTGCCCTGTTGGTTGAGAGCTTCAGCTTTTCCAGTGTTAGCATATATATTCATTGGAAGGATGGGTGGTGGTTGTAGTATTTTAGATAAAAATTATAGGGGAGAACAGACTTAATATGTAGCTACAGTACGGAGTGAAATAATTCACAAGTTAAAGGTCTTGcagaatttgggggaaagaatgaaaaactacTTACGTATTTGATTGGAGTCAGTGTTTTTGTAAACATGATTACTTTGTGTCGCTTAATCTGTTGGTGTATTCATTTGGGCTTGTTTCTGTGCAGGGAGATTCTAGAAAAAGTCTGTATTTCGTCATCACAGATCTTGGGGTGGAGGGTTGAGAAGGAGTTCTAGGGGATATAGAAATTTTAGAGCTAGACTAGAAATGAAGCTAAGGAAACTTGCCTGTTACATCTTCAGTAATTATGGAGAAAATCTCGTTGTGGTTTAAGtaagttggtttgttttttttcagaaTAGTATTGAAAGGAAACTACTCAGAGAGTAGAGTTGTCTGTCATCTAttgttcctcctccctctgtatatatttttttcttggtgactGAGCACCTGATTTTGTTGGGGGGCGCGTAGTTAGTTCTAAGTTGGTaccattcttaaaatgaaaatgaatgaagaaaggaaatactGTAGGTATTggcaggattcctttttaaaaattttctttccctcacGGACTTTTGTTGGTTATAAGTCATGTAATAGCACTGTTTTCCTCTTTGTGGTGACAGTTAACTGAAACCATGAACCAACCTGACTCTCAGCAAAGTTAGGGTttctgaagataaaatgttccgtTTATTTATTGAAGCAATTGAAGTGTTTAATGCCTATTCCTTTAAGAGAAAAATGCTAATGCCACGTGTTGTAGGAAATCTAGAAAGACTTGTATAAAATTTACctaatgttttaaattacttGGTAAGCTGTAACACTGAATTGTCAAGATTGAAAGTGCTGCAGTTT is part of the Ursus arctos isolate Adak ecotype North America unplaced genomic scaffold, UrsArc2.0 scaffold_7, whole genome shotgun sequence genome and encodes:
- the KCNIP2 gene encoding Kv channel-interacting protein 2 isoform X5, with amino-acid sequence MNLEGLEMVAVLVVLALFVKVLEQFGLFEPVSLEDSVEDEFELSTVCHRPEGLEQLQEQTKFTRKELQVLYRGFKNECPSGIVNEENFKQIYSQFFPQGDSSTYATFLFNAFDTNHDGSVSFEDFVAGLSVILRGTIDDRLNWAFNLYDLNKDGCITKEEMLDIMKSIYDMMGKYTYPALREEAPREHVESFFQKMDRNKDGVVTIEEFIESCQKDENIMRSMQLFDNVI
- the KCNIP2 gene encoding Kv channel-interacting protein 2 isoform X3 — its product is MRGQGRKESLSDSRDLDGSYDQLTDSVEDEFELSTVCHRPEGLEQLQEQTKFTRKELQVLYRGFKNECPSGIVNEENFKQIYSQFFPQGDSSTYATFLFNAFDTNHDGSVSFEDFVAGLSVILRGTIDDRLNWAFNLYDLNKDGCITKEEMLDIMKSIYDMMGKYTYPALREEAPREHVESFFQKMDRNKDGVVTIEEFIESCQKTWGHGVSQGPSSGCLKRKGKEA
- the KCNIP2 gene encoding Kv channel-interacting protein 2 isoform X4 — translated: MRGQGRKESLSDSRDLDGSYDQLTDSVEDEFELSTVCHRPEGLEQLQEQTKFTRKELQVLYRGFKNECPSGIVNEENFKQIYSQFFPQGDSSTYATFLFNAFDTNHDGSVSFEDFVAGLSVILRGTIDDRLNWAFNLYDLNKDGCITKEEMLDIMKSIYDMMGKYTYPALREEAPREHVESFFQKMDRNKDGVVTIEEFIESCQKDENIMRSMQLFDNVI
- the KCNIP2 gene encoding Kv channel-interacting protein 2 isoform X1 — its product is MRGQGRKESLSDSRDLDGSYDQLTGHPPGPTKKALKQRFLKLLPCCGPQALPSVSETLAVPASLRPHRPRPLDPDSVEDEFELSTVCHRPEGLEQLQEQTKFTRKELQVLYRGFKNECPSGIVNEENFKQIYSQFFPQGDSSTYATFLFNAFDTNHDGSVSFEDFVAGLSVILRGTIDDRLNWAFNLYDLNKDGCITKEEMLDIMKSIYDMMGKYTYPALREEAPREHVESFFQKMDRNKDGVVTIEEFIESCQKTWGHGVSQGPSSGCLKRKGKEA
- the KCNIP2 gene encoding Kv channel-interacting protein 2 isoform X2; the protein is MRGQGRKESLSDSRDLDGSYDQLTGHPPGPTKKALKQRFLKLLPCCGPQALPSVSETLAVPASLRPHRPRPLDPDSVEDEFELSTVCHRPEGLEQLQEQTKFTRKELQVLYRGFKNECPSGIVNEENFKQIYSQFFPQGDSSTYATFLFNAFDTNHDGSVSFEDFVAGLSVILRGTIDDRLNWAFNLYDLNKDGCITKEEMLDIMKSIYDMMGKYTYPALREEAPREHVESFFQKMDRNKDGVVTIEEFIESCQKDENIMRSMQLFDNVI
- the KCNIP2 gene encoding Kv channel-interacting protein 2 isoform X6, with translation MNRCPRRCRSPLGQAARSLYQLVTGSLSPDSVEDEFELSTVCHRPEGLEQLQEQTKFTRKELQVLYRGFKNECPSGIVNEENFKQIYSQFFPQGDSSTYATFLFNAFDTNHDGSVSFEDFVAGLSVILRGTIDDRLNWAFNLYDLNKDGCITKEEMLDIMKSIYDMMGKYTYPALREEAPREHVESFFQKMDRNKDGVVTIEEFIESCQKDENIMRSMQLFDNVI